A genomic region of Lasioglossum baleicum chromosome 16, iyLasBale1, whole genome shotgun sequence contains the following coding sequences:
- the LOC143216847 gene encoding protogenin B-like isoform X3: protein MAARVLLLSILFTEVLKPACVAGVKEIGAGLHNINISKPESFNTSPTKGSGVTLEIQPSGHVILGKKGIILSCIAGSNQNVSWLHNGVSAPPCGIARCTLLRNGSLHLHKMVQKFKEKNNTTVNFRDYIKDEYRCVAHTNLGLLRSSPTFIQIAELAHIFKESPENITVHEGEVARLSCLIDSVPFPPNITWQHNGEKLLPNHNNSNSRYFMVPPGVLYIKATKLSDAGSYRCIVNNEFLKKTKKSKEAKLTVTSRPEGNGSHTPPLLFPQVSYNHWLLNGTSLSLACAASGYPSPLMTWTFIPRYTDTQNVAQPRILPNSNIGINILSLVNVSVSDAGVYLCSTKTVDTNNLEIQNITVDILVPPTFLKTPKSQVCPNGRTARFECQAQGLPVPKIYWLKDSLNITMNGRRTTYIKDHNKKELAISATVPSDSGTYQCVAVNSAGEIWAAGRLQVNTSRNSPAAPTSLKCHAVSPVKIFISWDPPKSLPYTSITAYTVHYSPVEGGKEEVSPPEPGNSTSVEVTKLLEPFTNYSFYIRVWNNNGPSDQSATILCSTAPSDLIPGAQYDLRVLAKTNLGWPNISESQLEWTTVTMPTVESIVIKNVVDMQVSLINSSIVKVRVKWKMNIKENDKIKSEFDLWKIYCENQNGQKFASIFLPQNITEHVFTNLDVNVSYMVGLCMISSGKATSCLTKQIETVPLDASNLPMALEAIPVSPTSINVTWSSNDAHQADSFELCYQAIHTASLDGPKCIILNSTKVSVDKLKPFTLYQFKVKAIRNDTSQSSFYSEAIECYTNEDIPGKVEEVQWFLVNNTKVRIAWKEPSNINGVIQNYFVIYTMDLIDSKTMWKNMTVPGNKTSAILLELTPGKRYFVMVRASTKAGYGKPSDPINIITSGGPSKVPNPPDEQKPPQNIKPDQSLGVILGASISIGFIMICLCSMYCRRKWENARILRDNAQAMKGGRSLVRNGNRCCVDESSTSVSQQMNARVTPNEIELAVLCPSSPVATNPHLDTKGGKSNGIVESCAKEPLLTSWDVNGEPKEIQVTKSSQYKTKDFVKQTSEHELEPDLEGTQLTIVNCTLGSSSSSLNNNSGCPDGDSSLSKSMCISVPALGPNG from the exons ATGGCGGCGCGAGTACTTTTACTGAGCATCTTGTTTACAGAAGTGCTAAAGCCCGCTTGTGTCGCAG GTGTCAAAGAAATTGGAGCCGGTTTACATAACATAAACATTTCGAAACCAGAAAGCTTCAATACTAGTCCAACCAAAGGTTCTGGCGTAACATTAGAAATTCAACCGAGTGGTCATGTGATATTAGGGAAAAAAGGAATTATACTTAGTTGTATAGCTGGTTCAAATCAGAATGTATCTTGGTTACACAATGGGGTATCCGCACCGCCGTGTGGTATTGCACGTTGTACACTTCTACGGAATGGCTCTCTTCACTTACACAAG ATGGTGCAGAAATTTAAAGAAAAGAACAATACCACAGTTAATTTTAGGGATTATATTAAAGACGAATACCGTTGTGTAGCACATACTAATTTAGGACTTCTACGATCGTCTCCTACATTTATACAAATAGCTG AACTTGCCCATATATTTAAAGAATCACCCGAAAACATAACTGTACATGAAGGTGAGGTAGCAAGACTATCTTGCTTGATAGATAGCGTTCCTTTTCCTCCTAATATCACATGGCAGCATAATGGAGAAAAATTGTTGCCCAACCATAATAATTCAAA TAGTAGGTATTTTATGGTACCACCAGGTGTTCTGTACATAAAAGCAACAAAGTTATCAGATGCTGGTTCATATAG ATGCATAGTAAATAATGAATTCCTAAAGAAAACCAAAAAGAGTAAAGAGGCAAAATTAACCGTTACCTCTCGGCCAGAGGGTAATGGATCGCATACGCCACCGTTGTTGTTTCCGCAAGTTTCGTATAATCATTGGTTGCTAAATGGAACAAGTCTTAGTTTAGCATGCGCTGCATCTGGATATCCATCTCCACTTATGACGTGGACATTTATTCCTCGCTATACTG ATACTCAAAATGTTGCACAACCTCGCATTTTGCCTAATTCTAACATCGGAATTAATATATTGTCATTGGTAAACGTGAGCGTGTCCGATGCAGGAGTTTATCTATGTTCTACGAAAACCGTTGATACAAACAATTTGGAGATTCAG aaTATTACGGTGGATATTTTGGTACCACCAACGTTCTTGAAAACGCCCAAGAGCCAAGTGTGTCCAAATGGAAGAACTGCGCGATTCGAGTGTCAAGCGCAGGGGTTGCCTGTGCCGAAGATATATTGGTTGAAAGACTCGCTAAATATTACAATGAACG GACGTAGGACTACATATATAAAAGATCATAATAAAAAGGAGTTAGCAATATCAGCAACGGTTCCTTCAGATTCGGGTACTTATCAATGCGTTGCTGTGAACTCGGCTGGCGAAATTTGGGCCGCAGGTCGGCTTCAAGTGAACACATCTCGTAACAGTCCTGCTGCACCTACCTCTCTGAAATGTCATGCTGTATCACccgttaaaatttttatttcctggGATCCACCAAAGTCTCTACCGTACACCAGTATTACAGCTTATACCGTCCATTACAGTCCCGTAG AAGGAGGAAAGGAAGAAGTTTCACCGCCCGAACCCGGTAACTCTACATCGGTGGAAGTGACGAAGCTTCTCGAACCGTTTACTAATTACTCCTTCTACATACGAGTGTGGAACAATAATGGTCCCAGTGACCAATCAGCCACCATTTTGTGTTCTACAGCTCCAAGTG ATCTAATACCTGGTGCACAATACGATCTACGAGTGTTAGCAAAAACAAATTTAGGCTGGCCTAATATAAGCGAGTCGCAGTTGGAGTGGACGACTGTGACTATGCCAACCGTGGAATCAATTGTTATCAAAAACGTTGTGGATATGCAAGTATCGCTTATAAATTCTTCGATTGTGAAGGTTCGT GTGAAAtggaaaatgaatattaaagaaaatgataaaattaaatcaGAATTTGATCTTTGGAAAATCTATTGTGAAAATCAAAATGGACAGAAATTCGCGAGTATTTTTTTACCACAAAATATTACCGAACACGTATTTACTAATCTCG ATGTAAATGTTTCATATATGGTGGGCTTGTGTATGATAAGCTCTGGCAAAGCGACCAGTTGCCTGACAAAGCAGATCGAAACTGTTCCACTGGATGCAA GTAATCTGCCAATGGCCTTGGAAGCTATTCCTGTTTCGCCTACTTCCATAAATGTAACATGGTCATCGAACGACGCGCATCAAGCAGATTCTTTCGAACTGTGCTACCAGGCGATTCATACCGCAAGTCTAGACGGTCCCAAATGTATCATATT AAACTCTACGAAGGTGAGCGTCGATAAACTGAAACCATttacattatatcaatttaaaGTAAAAGCTATTCGAAACGACACGAGCCAAAGCAGTTTCTACAGCGAAGCTATCGAATGTTATACGAACGAAGACA TTCCTGGAAAGGTGGAGGAGGTACAATGGTTTTTGGTGAACAATACAAAAGTTCGAATCGCGTGGAAAGAACCGAGCAATATAAATGGtgtaatacaaaattattttgtcaTATACACCATGGATTTAATCGATTCGAAGACCATGTGGAAAAACATGACGGTACCTGGTAACAAAACCTCGGCGATTTTACTGGAATTGACTCCGGGGAAACGATATTTTGTTATGGTCCGGGCTTCGACGAAAGCGGGCTACGGTAAACCTTCTGATCCGATCAATATTATCACCAGCGGTGGTCCGTCGAAAGTACCTAATCCGCCGGATGAACAAAAGCCGCCGCAAAACATAAAACCAGATCAGAGCCTTG GTGTGATTCTTGGCGCAAGCATAAGCATCGGATTTATCATGATCTGCCTGTGTAGCATGTATTGTCGAAGGAAGTGGGAAAATGCTCGTATCTTGAGAGACAATGCGCAGGCAATGAAAGGGGGACGTTCGTTGGTACGAAATGGAAACAGATGTTGCGTGGACGAGTCCTCTACGTCGGTGAGCCAACAAATGAACGCTAGAGTGACGCCCAACGAAATCGAACTTGCTGTTCTTTGTCCATCGTCTCCGGTCGCGACGAATCCACATTTAGATACAAAG GGTGGGAAATCCAATGGGATTGTTGAATCCTGCGCGAAGGAACCTTTGCTAACGTCATGGGACGTGAATGGCGAGCCTAAGGAGATTCAAGTAACAAAAAGTTCACAG
- the LOC143216847 gene encoding protogenin B-like isoform X1, translating into MAARVLLLSILFTEVLKPACVAGVKEIGAGLHNINISKPESFNTSPTKGSGVTLEIQPSGHVILGKKGIILSCIAGSNQNVSWLHNGVSAPPCGIARCTLLRNGSLHLHKMVQKFKEKNNTTVNFRDYIKDEYRCVAHTNLGLLRSSPTFIQIAELAHIFKESPENITVHEGEVARLSCLIDSVPFPPNITWQHNGEKLLPNHNNSNSRYFMVPPGVLYIKATKLSDAGSYRCIVNNEFLKKTKKSKEAKLTVTSRPEGNGSHTPPLLFPQVSYNHWLLNGTSLSLACAASGYPSPLMTWTFIPRYTDTQNVAQPRILPNSNIGINILSLVNVSVSDAGVYLCSTKTVDTNNLEIQNITVDILVPPTFLKTPKSQVCPNGRTARFECQAQGLPVPKIYWLKDSLNITMNGRRTTYIKDHNKKELAISATVPSDSGTYQCVAVNSAGEIWAAGRLQVNTSRNSPAAPTSLKCHAVSPVKIFISWDPPKSLPYTSITAYTVHYSPVEGGKEEVSPPEPGNSTSVEVTKLLEPFTNYSFYIRVWNNNGPSDQSATILCSTAPSVPISVPKVKVNIISSTKLNVSWEPLAKKEARGIVVQYKLQCRRHEHPSSRVLPLPASVESYVLSDLIPGAQYDLRVLAKTNLGWPNISESQLEWTTVTMPTVESIVIKNVVDMQVSLINSSIVKVRVKWKMNIKENDKIKSEFDLWKIYCENQNGQKFASIFLPQNITEHVFTNLDVNVSYMVGLCMISSGKATSCLTKQIETVPLDASNLPMALEAIPVSPTSINVTWSSNDAHQADSFELCYQAIHTASLDGPKCIILNSTKVSVDKLKPFTLYQFKVKAIRNDTSQSSFYSEAIECYTNEDIPGKVEEVQWFLVNNTKVRIAWKEPSNINGVIQNYFVIYTMDLIDSKTMWKNMTVPGNKTSAILLELTPGKRYFVMVRASTKAGYGKPSDPINIITSGGPSKVPNPPDEQKPPQNIKPDQSLGVILGASISIGFIMICLCSMYCRRKWENARILRDNAQAMKGGRSLVRNGNRCCVDESSTSVSQQMNARVTPNEIELAVLCPSSPVATNPHLDTKGGKSNGIVESCAKEPLLTSWDVNGEPKEIQVTKSSQYKTKDFVKQTSEHELEPDLEGTQLTIVNCTLGSSSSSLNNNSGCPDGDSSLSKSMCISVPALGPNG; encoded by the exons ATGGCGGCGCGAGTACTTTTACTGAGCATCTTGTTTACAGAAGTGCTAAAGCCCGCTTGTGTCGCAG GTGTCAAAGAAATTGGAGCCGGTTTACATAACATAAACATTTCGAAACCAGAAAGCTTCAATACTAGTCCAACCAAAGGTTCTGGCGTAACATTAGAAATTCAACCGAGTGGTCATGTGATATTAGGGAAAAAAGGAATTATACTTAGTTGTATAGCTGGTTCAAATCAGAATGTATCTTGGTTACACAATGGGGTATCCGCACCGCCGTGTGGTATTGCACGTTGTACACTTCTACGGAATGGCTCTCTTCACTTACACAAG ATGGTGCAGAAATTTAAAGAAAAGAACAATACCACAGTTAATTTTAGGGATTATATTAAAGACGAATACCGTTGTGTAGCACATACTAATTTAGGACTTCTACGATCGTCTCCTACATTTATACAAATAGCTG AACTTGCCCATATATTTAAAGAATCACCCGAAAACATAACTGTACATGAAGGTGAGGTAGCAAGACTATCTTGCTTGATAGATAGCGTTCCTTTTCCTCCTAATATCACATGGCAGCATAATGGAGAAAAATTGTTGCCCAACCATAATAATTCAAA TAGTAGGTATTTTATGGTACCACCAGGTGTTCTGTACATAAAAGCAACAAAGTTATCAGATGCTGGTTCATATAG ATGCATAGTAAATAATGAATTCCTAAAGAAAACCAAAAAGAGTAAAGAGGCAAAATTAACCGTTACCTCTCGGCCAGAGGGTAATGGATCGCATACGCCACCGTTGTTGTTTCCGCAAGTTTCGTATAATCATTGGTTGCTAAATGGAACAAGTCTTAGTTTAGCATGCGCTGCATCTGGATATCCATCTCCACTTATGACGTGGACATTTATTCCTCGCTATACTG ATACTCAAAATGTTGCACAACCTCGCATTTTGCCTAATTCTAACATCGGAATTAATATATTGTCATTGGTAAACGTGAGCGTGTCCGATGCAGGAGTTTATCTATGTTCTACGAAAACCGTTGATACAAACAATTTGGAGATTCAG aaTATTACGGTGGATATTTTGGTACCACCAACGTTCTTGAAAACGCCCAAGAGCCAAGTGTGTCCAAATGGAAGAACTGCGCGATTCGAGTGTCAAGCGCAGGGGTTGCCTGTGCCGAAGATATATTGGTTGAAAGACTCGCTAAATATTACAATGAACG GACGTAGGACTACATATATAAAAGATCATAATAAAAAGGAGTTAGCAATATCAGCAACGGTTCCTTCAGATTCGGGTACTTATCAATGCGTTGCTGTGAACTCGGCTGGCGAAATTTGGGCCGCAGGTCGGCTTCAAGTGAACACATCTCGTAACAGTCCTGCTGCACCTACCTCTCTGAAATGTCATGCTGTATCACccgttaaaatttttatttcctggGATCCACCAAAGTCTCTACCGTACACCAGTATTACAGCTTATACCGTCCATTACAGTCCCGTAG AAGGAGGAAAGGAAGAAGTTTCACCGCCCGAACCCGGTAACTCTACATCGGTGGAAGTGACGAAGCTTCTCGAACCGTTTACTAATTACTCCTTCTACATACGAGTGTGGAACAATAATGGTCCCAGTGACCAATCAGCCACCATTTTGTGTTCTACAGCTCCAAGTG TTCCTATAAGTGTACCAAAAGTAAAAGTGAATATAATTAGTAgtacaaaattaaatgtatCATGGGAACCGCTCGCTAAGAAGGAAGCTCGTGGTATCGTCGTACAATACAAATTACAGTGCAGACGGCATGAACATCCATCTTCTCGTGTTCTTCCTTTACCTGCTAGCGTTGAATCTTATGTACTTTCTG ATCTAATACCTGGTGCACAATACGATCTACGAGTGTTAGCAAAAACAAATTTAGGCTGGCCTAATATAAGCGAGTCGCAGTTGGAGTGGACGACTGTGACTATGCCAACCGTGGAATCAATTGTTATCAAAAACGTTGTGGATATGCAAGTATCGCTTATAAATTCTTCGATTGTGAAGGTTCGT GTGAAAtggaaaatgaatattaaagaaaatgataaaattaaatcaGAATTTGATCTTTGGAAAATCTATTGTGAAAATCAAAATGGACAGAAATTCGCGAGTATTTTTTTACCACAAAATATTACCGAACACGTATTTACTAATCTCG ATGTAAATGTTTCATATATGGTGGGCTTGTGTATGATAAGCTCTGGCAAAGCGACCAGTTGCCTGACAAAGCAGATCGAAACTGTTCCACTGGATGCAA GTAATCTGCCAATGGCCTTGGAAGCTATTCCTGTTTCGCCTACTTCCATAAATGTAACATGGTCATCGAACGACGCGCATCAAGCAGATTCTTTCGAACTGTGCTACCAGGCGATTCATACCGCAAGTCTAGACGGTCCCAAATGTATCATATT AAACTCTACGAAGGTGAGCGTCGATAAACTGAAACCATttacattatatcaatttaaaGTAAAAGCTATTCGAAACGACACGAGCCAAAGCAGTTTCTACAGCGAAGCTATCGAATGTTATACGAACGAAGACA TTCCTGGAAAGGTGGAGGAGGTACAATGGTTTTTGGTGAACAATACAAAAGTTCGAATCGCGTGGAAAGAACCGAGCAATATAAATGGtgtaatacaaaattattttgtcaTATACACCATGGATTTAATCGATTCGAAGACCATGTGGAAAAACATGACGGTACCTGGTAACAAAACCTCGGCGATTTTACTGGAATTGACTCCGGGGAAACGATATTTTGTTATGGTCCGGGCTTCGACGAAAGCGGGCTACGGTAAACCTTCTGATCCGATCAATATTATCACCAGCGGTGGTCCGTCGAAAGTACCTAATCCGCCGGATGAACAAAAGCCGCCGCAAAACATAAAACCAGATCAGAGCCTTG GTGTGATTCTTGGCGCAAGCATAAGCATCGGATTTATCATGATCTGCCTGTGTAGCATGTATTGTCGAAGGAAGTGGGAAAATGCTCGTATCTTGAGAGACAATGCGCAGGCAATGAAAGGGGGACGTTCGTTGGTACGAAATGGAAACAGATGTTGCGTGGACGAGTCCTCTACGTCGGTGAGCCAACAAATGAACGCTAGAGTGACGCCCAACGAAATCGAACTTGCTGTTCTTTGTCCATCGTCTCCGGTCGCGACGAATCCACATTTAGATACAAAG GGTGGGAAATCCAATGGGATTGTTGAATCCTGCGCGAAGGAACCTTTGCTAACGTCATGGGACGTGAATGGCGAGCCTAAGGAGATTCAAGTAACAAAAAGTTCACAG
- the LOC143216847 gene encoding protogenin B-like isoform X2, with the protein MAARVLLLSILFTEVLKPACVAGVKEIGAGLHNINISKPESFNTSPTKGSGVTLEIQPSGHVILGKKGIILSCIAGSNQNVSWLHNGVSAPPCGIARCTLLRNGSLHLHKMVQKFKEKNNTTVNFRDYIKDEYRCVAHTNLGLLRSSPTFIQIAELAHIFKESPENITVHEGEVARLSCLIDSVPFPPNITWQHNGEKLLPNHNNSNSRYFMVPPGVLYIKATKLSDAGSYRCIVNNEFLKKTKKSKEAKLTVTSRPEGNGSHTPPLLFPQVSYNHWLLNGTSLSLACAASGYPSPLMTWTFIPRYTDTQNVAQPRILPNSNIGINILSLVNVSVSDAGVYLCSTKTVDTNNLEIQNITVDILVPPTFLKTPKSQVCPNGRTARFECQAQGLPVPKIYWLKDSLNITMNGRRTTYIKDHNKKELAISATVPSDSGTYQCVAVNSAGEIWAAGRLQVNTSRNSPAAPTSLKCHAVSPVKIFISWDPPKSLPYTSITAYTVHYSPVEGGKEEVSPPEPGNSTSVEVTKLLEPFTNYSFYIRVWNNNGPSDQSATILCSTAPSVPISVPKVKVNIISSTKLNVSWEPLAKKEARGIVVQYKLQCRRHEHPSSRVLPLPASVESYVLSDLIPGAQYDLRVLAKTNLGWPNISESQLEWTTVTMPTVESIVIKNVVDMQVSLINSSIVKVKWKMNIKENDKIKSEFDLWKIYCENQNGQKFASIFLPQNITEHVFTNLDVNVSYMVGLCMISSGKATSCLTKQIETVPLDASNLPMALEAIPVSPTSINVTWSSNDAHQADSFELCYQAIHTASLDGPKCIILNSTKVSVDKLKPFTLYQFKVKAIRNDTSQSSFYSEAIECYTNEDIPGKVEEVQWFLVNNTKVRIAWKEPSNINGVIQNYFVIYTMDLIDSKTMWKNMTVPGNKTSAILLELTPGKRYFVMVRASTKAGYGKPSDPINIITSGGPSKVPNPPDEQKPPQNIKPDQSLGVILGASISIGFIMICLCSMYCRRKWENARILRDNAQAMKGGRSLVRNGNRCCVDESSTSVSQQMNARVTPNEIELAVLCPSSPVATNPHLDTKGGKSNGIVESCAKEPLLTSWDVNGEPKEIQVTKSSQYKTKDFVKQTSEHELEPDLEGTQLTIVNCTLGSSSSSLNNNSGCPDGDSSLSKSMCISVPALGPNG; encoded by the exons ATGGCGGCGCGAGTACTTTTACTGAGCATCTTGTTTACAGAAGTGCTAAAGCCCGCTTGTGTCGCAG GTGTCAAAGAAATTGGAGCCGGTTTACATAACATAAACATTTCGAAACCAGAAAGCTTCAATACTAGTCCAACCAAAGGTTCTGGCGTAACATTAGAAATTCAACCGAGTGGTCATGTGATATTAGGGAAAAAAGGAATTATACTTAGTTGTATAGCTGGTTCAAATCAGAATGTATCTTGGTTACACAATGGGGTATCCGCACCGCCGTGTGGTATTGCACGTTGTACACTTCTACGGAATGGCTCTCTTCACTTACACAAG ATGGTGCAGAAATTTAAAGAAAAGAACAATACCACAGTTAATTTTAGGGATTATATTAAAGACGAATACCGTTGTGTAGCACATACTAATTTAGGACTTCTACGATCGTCTCCTACATTTATACAAATAGCTG AACTTGCCCATATATTTAAAGAATCACCCGAAAACATAACTGTACATGAAGGTGAGGTAGCAAGACTATCTTGCTTGATAGATAGCGTTCCTTTTCCTCCTAATATCACATGGCAGCATAATGGAGAAAAATTGTTGCCCAACCATAATAATTCAAA TAGTAGGTATTTTATGGTACCACCAGGTGTTCTGTACATAAAAGCAACAAAGTTATCAGATGCTGGTTCATATAG ATGCATAGTAAATAATGAATTCCTAAAGAAAACCAAAAAGAGTAAAGAGGCAAAATTAACCGTTACCTCTCGGCCAGAGGGTAATGGATCGCATACGCCACCGTTGTTGTTTCCGCAAGTTTCGTATAATCATTGGTTGCTAAATGGAACAAGTCTTAGTTTAGCATGCGCTGCATCTGGATATCCATCTCCACTTATGACGTGGACATTTATTCCTCGCTATACTG ATACTCAAAATGTTGCACAACCTCGCATTTTGCCTAATTCTAACATCGGAATTAATATATTGTCATTGGTAAACGTGAGCGTGTCCGATGCAGGAGTTTATCTATGTTCTACGAAAACCGTTGATACAAACAATTTGGAGATTCAG aaTATTACGGTGGATATTTTGGTACCACCAACGTTCTTGAAAACGCCCAAGAGCCAAGTGTGTCCAAATGGAAGAACTGCGCGATTCGAGTGTCAAGCGCAGGGGTTGCCTGTGCCGAAGATATATTGGTTGAAAGACTCGCTAAATATTACAATGAACG GACGTAGGACTACATATATAAAAGATCATAATAAAAAGGAGTTAGCAATATCAGCAACGGTTCCTTCAGATTCGGGTACTTATCAATGCGTTGCTGTGAACTCGGCTGGCGAAATTTGGGCCGCAGGTCGGCTTCAAGTGAACACATCTCGTAACAGTCCTGCTGCACCTACCTCTCTGAAATGTCATGCTGTATCACccgttaaaatttttatttcctggGATCCACCAAAGTCTCTACCGTACACCAGTATTACAGCTTATACCGTCCATTACAGTCCCGTAG AAGGAGGAAAGGAAGAAGTTTCACCGCCCGAACCCGGTAACTCTACATCGGTGGAAGTGACGAAGCTTCTCGAACCGTTTACTAATTACTCCTTCTACATACGAGTGTGGAACAATAATGGTCCCAGTGACCAATCAGCCACCATTTTGTGTTCTACAGCTCCAAGTG TTCCTATAAGTGTACCAAAAGTAAAAGTGAATATAATTAGTAgtacaaaattaaatgtatCATGGGAACCGCTCGCTAAGAAGGAAGCTCGTGGTATCGTCGTACAATACAAATTACAGTGCAGACGGCATGAACATCCATCTTCTCGTGTTCTTCCTTTACCTGCTAGCGTTGAATCTTATGTACTTTCTG ATCTAATACCTGGTGCACAATACGATCTACGAGTGTTAGCAAAAACAAATTTAGGCTGGCCTAATATAAGCGAGTCGCAGTTGGAGTGGACGACTGTGACTATGCCAACCGTGGAATCAATTGTTATCAAAAACGTTGTGGATATGCAAGTATCGCTTATAAATTCTTCGATTGTGAAG GTGAAAtggaaaatgaatattaaagaaaatgataaaattaaatcaGAATTTGATCTTTGGAAAATCTATTGTGAAAATCAAAATGGACAGAAATTCGCGAGTATTTTTTTACCACAAAATATTACCGAACACGTATTTACTAATCTCG ATGTAAATGTTTCATATATGGTGGGCTTGTGTATGATAAGCTCTGGCAAAGCGACCAGTTGCCTGACAAAGCAGATCGAAACTGTTCCACTGGATGCAA GTAATCTGCCAATGGCCTTGGAAGCTATTCCTGTTTCGCCTACTTCCATAAATGTAACATGGTCATCGAACGACGCGCATCAAGCAGATTCTTTCGAACTGTGCTACCAGGCGATTCATACCGCAAGTCTAGACGGTCCCAAATGTATCATATT AAACTCTACGAAGGTGAGCGTCGATAAACTGAAACCATttacattatatcaatttaaaGTAAAAGCTATTCGAAACGACACGAGCCAAAGCAGTTTCTACAGCGAAGCTATCGAATGTTATACGAACGAAGACA TTCCTGGAAAGGTGGAGGAGGTACAATGGTTTTTGGTGAACAATACAAAAGTTCGAATCGCGTGGAAAGAACCGAGCAATATAAATGGtgtaatacaaaattattttgtcaTATACACCATGGATTTAATCGATTCGAAGACCATGTGGAAAAACATGACGGTACCTGGTAACAAAACCTCGGCGATTTTACTGGAATTGACTCCGGGGAAACGATATTTTGTTATGGTCCGGGCTTCGACGAAAGCGGGCTACGGTAAACCTTCTGATCCGATCAATATTATCACCAGCGGTGGTCCGTCGAAAGTACCTAATCCGCCGGATGAACAAAAGCCGCCGCAAAACATAAAACCAGATCAGAGCCTTG GTGTGATTCTTGGCGCAAGCATAAGCATCGGATTTATCATGATCTGCCTGTGTAGCATGTATTGTCGAAGGAAGTGGGAAAATGCTCGTATCTTGAGAGACAATGCGCAGGCAATGAAAGGGGGACGTTCGTTGGTACGAAATGGAAACAGATGTTGCGTGGACGAGTCCTCTACGTCGGTGAGCCAACAAATGAACGCTAGAGTGACGCCCAACGAAATCGAACTTGCTGTTCTTTGTCCATCGTCTCCGGTCGCGACGAATCCACATTTAGATACAAAG GGTGGGAAATCCAATGGGATTGTTGAATCCTGCGCGAAGGAACCTTTGCTAACGTCATGGGACGTGAATGGCGAGCCTAAGGAGATTCAAGTAACAAAAAGTTCACAG